The Treponema phagedenis DNA segment GAGGTATTGATTACCCCTGTCACTTTGTTTACCATGTGCTGTGCCACATCAAAGACCGCCATTGAAAAGGTAAAGGCATGAGATACTAACCATACGGCAATCCACATCTTGATGATGTATTTGAAAAATTCAAAGGTATCTATATCGTGCATATTGTTTTTCTGCATTACCATATTGATAAGTTCGATACAAAGGACTGCCGTAATAATTAGCCCAGCTATAGGTATGATAACGGAATCGTTAATGCTTTTTATGAAGCTGAAAACCTGTCCGTTCCACCCCATAGGTGTTTTCCCTACATCTGCTGCCACTGCACCAACTTTATCGTTGATGTCAAGAAACATGGACTCTAAGTTTGCTTGGATACCGCCCAGTAGAAGCTCCTTAAAGAATTCTTCTATCTTGTCGAATATCCCAAACATTTAAACTCTCCTTTTCTTCTTACTTGAGTACATTTGCAAGTAGCGGAATCAGCTTAAGTCCGATAAGGACAATACCTCCTCCTGCCATCAGCTGCTTTATGCCTAATTAGAGATTGTAAAATACTTGTAGTGTGTCTGTATTTCCTATGAAATTGTAGTAAATATCAATTGTTTGGGTGATTTCTCCATTCACTACTTCTTTTTCGTGAACATAGATTTTTGAGATGAGTTCGTTTAAGGTTTCTTTGTCCAGCTTCTTTATATCCCTATGTTTTTTTATGAGTTCAAACCATTTTTTGACATTAATATCTTCAAGATCTTCTTTAACAATCAATTTTTGATTATCTTCTATTCTTTGATTTAGATAATCTTGTTCTTTCTGTGATTTTTCAAGAATTTTTTGGAAGTTACTTTCACTTATCTTATTATCTAGCCAGTCATCATATAGTTTTTCAATCTTTTTAGTTAAGTCTTCTACTCTTATCTGATCTTCGTAAATCTTATCCATAATAAATTTTTGTTCTTCTTCATTATCAACTTCTCGTGATTTTTCAAGTGCTTTTATGATTTCTTTTTCATCTTTTAATGCTATTTCTGCATTTTTTCTAATATCTTTAAGCACTATCTCATAAAGAGTATCGTAATAAATTCTATGTTGACTACATAATGACTTTCCGTATCTTCTATAAGTGTTACAAGTGAGTAACTTTTCTCTTTTTTTCGATTTGTTTCTTCCAAGATTTAAAGATTTTCCACAATCGGGACATTTCACAATGCCTGCAAATATACTTTCTTCTCCATTTTTAAATGGTCTTCTCCTGCTCTTTAATTTTTCATTTGCTATATTATAAATATCTTCAGAAATAATTGGTTCATGTGTATTTTCTACTATTATCCATTCCTCTTTAGGTTTATCGGATAACCAACCTACTTTGTATTTCTGATAAACTTAAACCTAGTATAGCGTTTTTCTGAAAAGTATATTGTATTTTTCTTTGGTTTGTGATACTATCTCAACAGCTTTTTATCACTAAGGAGTATTGCATGCCCAAACCGCCGAGTAAACTTGAACTAAATCCTGAAGAGCTCACGTACCTTGAATCACTTGTTCGTTTACGAACAATCCAAGCACAAACGCTTACGCGTGCACGAATACTTTTGCTTAAAAGCAAGGGGCTGTCCATTAAGGAAACAGCCGACAAGGTAGGCTATACGTATAGAAGCGTTGCGCTCTGCCTTAAGAAATATAAGCAGGGCGGCGTAGAGCATGCTCTCACCGATGCACCCGGACGCGGAAACAATCCGGAAATTACCGATGAAGAGAAATCGTGGATTATAAATCTCGCTTGTCAAAAACCGACTACTTTTGGGTATGCTGCAGAAACATGGACTTACGCACTGTTAACAAAGCATATTAACACCACCGCTGAAAGTGCAGGATACCTACGGCTCGCTACTATCCATAAAACAACGGTATTTAAAATACTAACTGAAGCAGACATTAAACCTTACAAAATAGAATATTACTGTGAAAACAGAGACCCTGACTTTGATAGAAAAATGCACAATGTTTTGCTCGTTTATAAGCAACTTGAACTTTATTTTGAGGAAAATAAGCCATTACAGACAGAAGAAGGGAAGAATATCCATGTTGTTTCGTATGATGAGAAGCCCGGCATACAAGCTATCGCGACGACAAGCGATGATTTACCTGCTGATGAAACCCATCAATGCATTCGCCGTGATTATGAATACAAACGGCTTGGCACGCTCTCACTTTTAGCAGGCATTGATTTACAGACGGGGGATGCCATTCCTCTTGTAAGCGACAGTCACACCAGTAAAGATTATGTGCAATTTCTTAAAATACTTGATGAACGATACCCGCAAGAAGATAAAATTAGAATCATTT contains these protein-coding regions:
- a CDS encoding Maff2 family mobile element protein, which translates into the protein MKQLMAGGGIVLIGLKLIPLLANVLK
- a CDS encoding DUF4368 domain-containing protein; the encoded protein is MDKIYEDQIRVEDLTKKIEKLYDDWLDNKISESNFQKILEKSQKEQDYLNQRIEDNQKLIVKEDLEDINVKKWFELIKKHRDIKKLDKETLNELISKIYVHEKEVVNGEITQTIDIYYNFIGNTDTLQVFYNL
- a CDS encoding IS630 family transposase, which produces MPKPPSKLELNPEELTYLESLVRLRTIQAQTLTRARILLLKSKGLSIKETADKVGYTYRSVALCLKKYKQGGVEHALTDAPGRGNNPEITDEEKSWIINLACQKPTTFGYAAETWTYALLTKHINTTAESAGYLRLATIHKTTVFKILTEADIKPYKIEYYCENRDPDFDRKMHNVLLVYKQLELYFEENKPLQTEEGKNIHVVSYDEKPGIQAIATTSDDLPADETHQCIRRDYEYKRLGTLSLLAGIDLQTGDAIPLVSDSHTSKDYVQFLKILDERYPQEDKIRIILDNLKVHTSKETIRYLSTVPGRFEFVFTPKHGSWLNMIEGFFSKLTRQLLRGMRVKSKTELVNRLYKYFDEINEEPVVFHWKYNLDDLDVSEAVITDALKYELN